In the genome of Candidatus Neomarinimicrobiota bacterium, the window GAGATGGAGATTTTATCCACGCATCAGGTTTTGTAAAACTGAACAGTCTTAACCCGCAGCACCAGGAACTTTTTATTAAAAGATATGCCGGAATCTTTACCAAGGCTACCCGCATCCTTTAGCATTAGAAACCATTATTATGAACGAAGCACAAAAAGTAAAAAAACCAATTCTACTTTCAGGTATTCAACCCTCCGGCCAACTTGCCCTGGGGAATTATGTGGGTGCCATGCGTAACTGGGTAAACCTGCAACAGGACTATCTCGGGATATTTATTGTTGTGGATATGCATGCTATTACGGTCAGGCAGAAACCGGCTGATCTACGTAACCGCTGTCTCTCTTTTGCTGCTCAGTATCTGGCAGCCGGGATCGATCCTGAAGAGAATGTCATTTTCATACAGTCCCATGTTCCCCAACATGCTGAGCTTGCCTGGGTGCTGAATTGTTATACCTATATGGGTGAGCTGAACCGTATGACCCAGTTTAAGGATAAGTCTCAGCGACATCAGGATAATATTAATGCCGGTCTATACACTTATCCCGCTCTGATGGCAGCTGATATACTGTTGTACCAATCGGATCTGGTGCCAGTCGGGGCAGATCAGAAGCAGCATCTGGAACTCACTCGAGATATTGCCAATCGGTTTAATAATACATACAGCCCGACATTTAAGGTTCCTGAACCTTTCATCCCCAAGGCAGGTGCCCGTATCATGAGTCTCCAGGAACCGGCTAAAAAGATGTCAAAATCTGACAGCAATGAAAATAATTTTATCGCTTTGCTCGATCCACCGGATGTTCTCAGGCGTAAGATCAAACGAGCCGTTACTGATTCCGCCAGGGAGATCACGCCGGAGTCGGTCAATAACCCGGGCATCGGGAATTTGTTGACCATCTATTCAATACTGAATGACGTAAGCATTGAAGCCGTTGCCAGTCAATTCAGCGGTCAACAGTACAGGGTCTTCAAGGGAGAGTTAGCTGATTCATTGGTGGGCTTTCTGGAGCCTTTTCAACAACGCTACAATAAGATCGTGGCTGAAAAGGGCTATTTAACCGGCATCCTGGATGAAGGTGCTAATCGGGCTCGCTATATGGCCACCAGGACATTAAGTAAGGTCTATCGCAAGCTGGGGTTTGTGGCACCCGGACGCGCTAAATGATCCTTCGGTCACATCGTATTGATCTGGAAATGTTTGAAGGTCCCCTGGATCTGCTGCTATTCCTCATCAAACGTGACGAATTGAATATTTATGATATCCCCATTGCCCAGATCACCAGAGATTTTCTTGACTATGTAAAGCTGGCGAAAGAGCTTAAGCTGCATTCTGCCGGCGACTTTGTACTGATGGCTGCTACGCTTATGAAGATCAAAGCACGCATGTTACTACCCATAGAGGCTGATGGTGATGAAGAGATCGAAGATCCACGTTCTGAGCTGATGAATATGCTCCTTGAGTATAAACGTTATAAGGAAGCTGCCAGTGCGTTGGAGGGTATTGAACGCAATGAACGGCCACACTATTATCATATTCCGTCTGCCTGGGATCCGCAACAGGAAGATCAAACTGCTATTCTTGAAGATGTGAAGTTATACGATATTATGTTAACCTTTCAATATCTGCTCAAGAATTACGAAGAGCCGGTCACTCATTCAGTTGCTGTTGAAGAAGTAACAATGGCCGAGCAGATTGGCTTTGTTGATGGCTTGCTTCGGGCAAATACGAACCTTAGTTTTTCAAATATGCTGAATAAGTTTGAATCACGACTGATTATTGTTGTAACCTTTCTGGCTATCCTGGAGATGCTGCGCAGCCGACAGATCAAGGTGAAGCAAACAGCATTATTTGATGATCTACTTCTATCACGAGGTGCAAAATTTGGAAATTAATGAGTTAAAACAGATCGTTGAAGCTCTGCTGATCGCAACACCTGATCCTTTAACTGAAGCCCGTTTTAGGGCTTGTCTGGGGGAGAACGCGGTGGAAGTACAGCTCCAGGAGATCATCGATGTGCTACAAAGTGAATATTCGGCTTCTGATCGGGCCTTTTTTATCAAGGAAGTAGCTGGCGGCTTTCAATTGGTTACCAAAGCTGAGTTTGAGTACTATATCAAAGGACTCTTCTCCAAGGCCGGTAAACTCCGCCTATCCCAAGCTGCCCTGGAAACCCTGGCAATTGTGAGTTATCGACAACCCGTTACCCGGAATGATATTGAAGCCATTCGAGGTGTCAGTTCGGACTCATCACTAAGAACCCTTTTAGATCGGAAATTGTTAGAGATCAGAGGTCGTGAAGATGGTCAGGGTCGAGCACTGCTCTATCGAACCAGTACTGAGTTTCTGCAGTATTTTGGATTGAAGACTGTCAGGGATCTGCCCAAACTTCGCGAAGTTGAAGATATTCTCAGCGAAGATCCAGGCGAACTGGTTTAAAAAGATGTGCTGGTGAGATGTAGCATTGACACATCTCTACGAATATGATGACAATGACAGATAATCCCTCAGAGCTTATTCGTTTTAATCGCTTTCTGGCTATGGCTGGACTGGGGTCTCGACGGGTTTGCGATGAACTTATCCAGAAAAACTTAATTACCGTGAATGGTCAGGTGGAGCAAAACCCGGCCGTTCGGATCGATCCAGACCGGGATGAAGTAGTGTTCCAGGGAAAGACTATTCGATTAGAACCCCGCTATCATTATTACTTGCTCAATAAACCAGCCGGCGTGATCACCACCACCAACGATCCTTTTGGTCGAAGGACTATAATAGATCTTTTACCGGATCGGGAACGAGTCTATCCGGTGGGTCGCCTGGATTATGATACAACCGGGGCAATTCTGGTGATCAATGATGGTGAACTGGCCTACCGCTTGACCCATCCCAAGTTTCAAATCCCCAAAACCTATACAGTACGCGTGTTGGGACAGGTCAGTCAGGCTGATCTGGCGCGCTTGCCTCTTGGCATAAATATTGAAGCTAAGACCCCAGCAATTGCCGAGGTTCTAAATCACAGTTATTCTGATCGGTTTACCGATGTAAGACTGGTATTGAGAGAAGGACGCAAACGCGAGATCAAAAGAATTTTTATGGCTCTTGGACACAAGGTGATCAAACTACACCGAGAGCAATTTGCATTTTTAAGAGTGGATGACCTTGCCGCGGGAAAGTTCCGGGAATTGTCAAGCTCAGAGATCACAAAATTGAAGGAATTAGCGCATGGATATCAAGGGTAAACGAGTCATGATATTTGGTGGTTGGGGCCTGGTTGGCTCTGCCATTGCAAAGCAGTTATTGGAAGAGCAACCTTCAGAGATTGTCGTTACTTCACTGCGCGAACATGAAGCGAATGAGATACGAGTCATTCTGGAAGAGCATCCCTTGAATCATGGCACGAAAATTTTTGCAGTGCATGGTGATCTTTTTGTGCGGGATGAGCTATCCGGTATACCCAAGGCTGATATCTATTCAAATCCAGAGCAGGTTGACCTGTTGATCCATGATATCTATGACGATCTTGGAAGTGATGTCGTTCAGAGTTCTCAATTATTTCAGGTTATGGATACTTACAAACCACAGATCCTCATTGATTGCATCAATACTGCCACAGTGTTTGCCTATCAGAATGTCTATCAGATCGTGGCAGAACTTCGGGCTGAGATCAATCAGATCCGCAAGGGGAAGGACTCCAGCGATGACCTGATCGAAACCGTAGAAAAGATCATCTCCACCCTCTATATCCCGCAACTCATTCGTCACGTTCAGATCTTGATCGAGAGTATGCGACAGGCTGAGACCATCCTGTATTTAAAAGTGGGCACCAGTGGAACAGGTGGCATGGGCTTTAATATTCCCTACACTCATTCAGAGGACAAACCCTCCAAAATGCTCATGAGTAAATCTTCCCTGGCAGGCGCTCAAACCATGTTGCTCTGGCTGTTGGGGCGTACTCCCAATGCTCCTGTGATTAAGGAGATCAAACCCACAGCAGCTATTGCCTGGAAAAAGATTGGTTATGGGAAAGTAGTACGGCGTGGTAGTCACATTCCGCTGTATGATGCCTTGCCAGGTGTGAACACGCTTCTTGGTGTTGAGTTGGTCAAAGCACCGGAGGAAACCTGGGAGCGGCTTGGGAATGAGTATCTGGAGTCGGTGTATATTGATGCCGGAGAAAATGGGTATTTCTCAGCAGGTGAGTTCTCGGTTTTAACTGGTGAAGGACAGATGGAGTTTGTGACCCCTGAGGAAATAGCCGACCTGACTTTGTTGGAGCTCAAGGGAGGTAACACAGGTAATGATATTATTTCCAGTCTGGATGGGTCGGTTCTGGCACCATCATACCGTGCCGGTGTAATTCGCAAGGATGCCCTGGAAAAGATGAAAGCCCTGGAAGAAGAAACCGGTAAAGACAGCGTTGCTTTCGAATTATTGGGACCGCCCAGATTAACCAAATTGTTATACGAGGTTTATCTTCTAAAACGTCTTAAGGGTACTATCAAAGCTGTTATAGAAGCAGATCCGGTAGAATTGGCTGCCCAGATGGAGCGTGAGATACAGGAAAATCAGGAGCTGCGGGCAACCATTCTCTCAGTCGGAACCCCCATTCTGCTCGTAGATGGAAAAACCTTTCTCCGCGGACCTGATATGTCAGTACCAAATTTCGAAGGGCGTACAGTTCTTGACATAAATGCTGAAAATATTAATAAATGGACCAGCGATGGTTGGCTGGATTTGCGCGTGGCCAATATGGAAAAATGGCAACAGCGCCTGGTGGATCTTCAC includes:
- the trpS gene encoding tryptophan--tRNA ligase; its protein translation is MNEAQKVKKPILLSGIQPSGQLALGNYVGAMRNWVNLQQDYLGIFIVVDMHAITVRQKPADLRNRCLSFAAQYLAAGIDPEENVIFIQSHVPQHAELAWVLNCYTYMGELNRMTQFKDKSQRHQDNINAGLYTYPALMAADILLYQSDLVPVGADQKQHLELTRDIANRFNNTYSPTFKVPEPFIPKAGARIMSLQEPAKKMSKSDSNENNFIALLDPPDVLRRKIKRAVTDSAREITPESVNNPGIGNLLTIYSILNDVSIEAVASQFSGQQYRVFKGELADSLVGFLEPFQQRYNKIVAEKGYLTGILDEGANRARYMATRTLSKVYRKLGFVAPGRAK
- a CDS encoding segregation/condensation protein A, with translation MILRSHRIDLEMFEGPLDLLLFLIKRDELNIYDIPIAQITRDFLDYVKLAKELKLHSAGDFVLMAATLMKIKARMLLPIEADGDEEIEDPRSELMNMLLEYKRYKEAASALEGIERNERPHYYHIPSAWDPQQEDQTAILEDVKLYDIMLTFQYLLKNYEEPVTHSVAVEEVTMAEQIGFVDGLLRANTNLSFSNMLNKFESRLIIVVTFLAILEMLRSRQIKVKQTALFDDLLLSRGAKFGN
- a CDS encoding short-chain dehydrogenase translates to MDIKGKRVMIFGGWGLVGSAIAKQLLEEQPSEIVVTSLREHEANEIRVILEEHPLNHGTKIFAVHGDLFVRDELSGIPKADIYSNPEQVDLLIHDIYDDLGSDVVQSSQLFQVMDTYKPQILIDCINTATVFAYQNVYQIVAELRAEINQIRKGKDSSDDLIETVEKIISTLYIPQLIRHVQILIESMRQAETILYLKVGTSGTGGMGFNIPYTHSEDKPSKMLMSKSSLAGAQTMLLWLLGRTPNAPVIKEIKPTAAIAWKKIGYGKVVRRGSHIPLYDALPGVNTLLGVELVKAPEETWERLGNEYLESVYIDAGENGYFSAGEFSVLTGEGQMEFVTPEEIADLTLLELKGGNTGNDIISSLDGSVLAPSYRAGVIRKDALEKMKALEEETGKDSVAFELLGPPRLTKLLYEVYLLKRLKGTIKAVIEADPVELAAQMEREIQENQELRATILSVGTPILLVDGKTFLRGPDMSVPNFEGRTVLDINAENINKWTSDGWLDLRVANMEKWQQRLVDLHADMEKETKQDYSSYYFRNRRFLGGTRRMDIGLIVNWILEYEDMGYRIK
- a CDS encoding pseudouridine synthase, giving the protein MTDNPSELIRFNRFLAMAGLGSRRVCDELIQKNLITVNGQVEQNPAVRIDPDRDEVVFQGKTIRLEPRYHYYLLNKPAGVITTTNDPFGRRTIIDLLPDRERVYPVGRLDYDTTGAILVINDGELAYRLTHPKFQIPKTYTVRVLGQVSQADLARLPLGINIEAKTPAIAEVLNHSYSDRFTDVRLVLREGRKREIKRIFMALGHKVIKLHREQFAFLRVDDLAAGKFRELSSSEITKLKELAHGYQG
- the scpB gene encoding SMC-Scp complex subunit ScpB, producing the protein MEINELKQIVEALLIATPDPLTEARFRACLGENAVEVQLQEIIDVLQSEYSASDRAFFIKEVAGGFQLVTKAEFEYYIKGLFSKAGKLRLSQAALETLAIVSYRQPVTRNDIEAIRGVSSDSSLRTLLDRKLLEIRGREDGQGRALLYRTSTEFLQYFGLKTVRDLPKLREVEDILSEDPGELV